From the genome of Phalacrocorax carbo chromosome 5, bPhaCar2.1, whole genome shotgun sequence:
GGAGCTGATGGAAACCCGACTTGGGCACAAGCGCTGCCCATCTCAAGCCTGGAAAGGGTTTTGCCTCTGTATGGCAAGAggagctccagctctgcctctgtctgCCCCAAAACGGGCACCAAAGCCAGGGCTGCCGCCttgtccttcctcttcccttccctgagCTCTATTTGCACCAAACTCAAGCaataaaaagcacaagaaaaccTGGTGTGAGTAAAGTGATGGCATCTGTTCTCCGTGGGGGAGGctgaggcagggaaaggggctgtttgggagctgctgggacCACGGTGACACATCCTGGTGCAAGACCACCAGCTCCTCTTATTTTTAACATCGCAGGGAGTCCTGTTTTCGTCCGCCTGTCTCGGAGCCGTGCTCCCACTCTCCCCCCAGCCATCGTGGTGCGGCAGGGGAGCTCGGCCGCGCTGGCACCGAACGCTCCCTCCGAGGGCTGGGGCTTGCTGGAGGTTTCAGACCGCGCATCCGCTTTTAATTGcgaggggtttgggtttggtggctGGGTGGCAGCCAGCGCTCCCGCCACATCCTCTCCCGTGCTCGCAGGGTGGATGCCACCCGgcttttccccacccccccgccgctCTGCAGCGGGAACCGCGGCTGTTTTAGAATTGGTGGAGCATCCTCATCTGCAGGATGCACAGGGCACGTCCGCgccagcccctccagcagcGGGGATGATGAAGCCCCCACATTTCCAGCAGTAACGAGGCCCCATTTCCATTCTTACTTGTGGATGGTGGATTTGGGGCTTGGCAGGAGCTCAGCCCACTCTTCCCCCTCACGTTCAGGTCTGCCCGTGGGGGGACAGGTACGGGCTGTCGGTCCCTCTTGCCACCCAGGCAGCCTTCACCGTTGTGGCTTGTGGCAGGCAGAGCATCCTGGCGTGGGGCACCCCTGGCACCCAGCCCCACGTGTAGCAGCCTGGGGTGCTGAGTGTGGCAGCGGGTGGCTCCCAGCCCCCAGGGGTGCACAGGGATCATGccctgggtctgggggggccGCTGCTTTGCCTGGGGAGAGCACGCTGCTAATTAGCAGGTAATTATCCATCGCCCCGTGCGGTGCTGGCCCTGGCAGAGAACTGCAGGACTCCAAGCCCCAGCTACAAGCAAGATGTCCTTTTCTGCCTGGCACAACCCATCTGCTGccaccagctccctgcagaCCCCTGCCAGCCTGTCTGCGTTCGGCAGGGCGCGGGGTGATGGTGGCCCTGGGTGCCACCAGCCTGTCccggcagcaggagctggatccagcagctctgacacctggggagggggctccctgcctccccgcagCCTTTTCCCACCGCCCCAGCCTTTcgcagccctggctggggaggagctgggTCGGGGGGACCAGGTACCGCGTTGACGCGGCACCGGTGGCACTCGGCGCAGCGACACGAGGGCCGGGAGCTGCCGCAGTCAGCGGAAACCTCACACGTTTCTGCTACGCGCAAGTATTTTGGGGACGCTGGCATCGTCGAGCCCCAGCACCCGGCGAGGCGTGTGCGCAGTGCATCATCCATACGTCTGTCTCTATATATATCCCTGCCTACTCTCCCATCCCTGCGTACAACGGTTTGTGGCCCCGCCGCAGCTGGGATCACGCTGCTATTTCCATCTGCTCCCGCTGGCTGCGGACACAAAGGAGCTTGGGGATCGCTGCTGCTCGGGCTGGCTCCGTGCAACAGGAGCACCAGGATTGCTGCGCGGGGGCcaagtgtattttctttttgctgtgttCAAAGATGTAGGATGATAAAATAAACCTGGCTCTGGCGTAACGCAGCCCGGACAGCAGCCAGGCTCAGTGCCATTGGTGGCTTGTTGCTGCCAAAATCGCCAGGTTTGGCTCAGCTGGACAGAAACCAGAGCCGGATGGGGTGCAAGCAGTAGCAACCTGACCTCCACCAGGGCacaggagctggccaggggacaGCCTTGTCCCCTTCTGTCCCCCACTGCCGCTGGCCACCTACAACACCGTGTCCCAGCCCCTGGAAGGCAGATGTGGAGGGATGCTATCCCGGGCACAGAGGACACAGCTCTCCTGCCATCCCCGCGTTTGgagtttcttttatttattcaagACCAGTGTTCACTGAATTATTTAACACAGCCATTGGAGCCTCCGCGGTGCCAgccagcaccccaggcagcCATGTGCCTCCCGCTTCGCCAACAGGCATCTGCCCAGGACGTGGtcccccacctctgccccacagccatATTCTGGTCCCTACCTGGCACGtcacccccccagggacccagcccaaacccaccagcacccccTTACCAGCAGGGACGGGCACTCACCCTTCTGGTCCTGTTGCTGCCCACGGGGACCCACTGGCTGCGTCACCCGGCTCagcgcaggctggggctgtcaGATtgtcccctggggctgggggaccccAAAGTCCCCACTGGGACCCCAAGCCAGGCAGGCTCCTGCACCGCTCCTCGAAAccacctcccagcacagccaccgCTTACTTCGAGCCACCCCACCTTGAGaaagagctgctggctggggctgctcttAATGAACCCTCATTAAATGCCCTCGTTAGCAGGCCCAACCCTGCAGCACTTGCAGGTCGGCCAGGTGGCTCTCATTGTCCCCTCCCTCCGCAGGGACCCTTCAGATTGTGTCCTCCCTTCCCAGCATGTACCCCCCTTCTCCAGGGGTTCCTTGAGCATGGCCTGTCCCATCCCTTGTGCCTGCAGCAGGGGGGTGCtcggtgctggggggggggtgcgtGGTGCTGGGGGGGATGCTCAGCCAGGTGCGGGTGACACTGTGACCCCAGTCCCCACTCCGACCAGCGCTCGCTGCTGGGGGACCGCAGGATCCGTCCCCCCGAGCCCAGAGAGGAGGCACACTGGCAGTTACTGACTGTCCTTTATTACTGAGAGCAGGGGCGGCCTCCAGAAAACGAGGGGCCCCGCTCCCCAAAAATAGGATTCTGCAAAGAAGGCGCCCCGACCCGCACGCCCCGGCTCTcgccccccagcctccccacgGTGCCAGCCCCGGCCTCTGCCGCCGTTATTAGGAAAGGGGGGCAGCCGGCCACGGCCACCGCCACGCAGCAAAGCCACGGCAGCGGGGTGGCGTCGCCAGCCGGGCATCCCTTTGCTCCAGCCGCTCGTCAGCCGGTCTgggcttttgtcttttttttttttgttagtctttttttcttttttttttttctttttttcctttttttttttttttttcctgtttttctgtattttacacaCCAGTTGGATGTTACCGTCACATGAAGAAGAGAGATACCTGAACAAGATAACGGCTAAGAGCTCTAGAGTTAAAAAATGAACACACAAGCCCCAGGGAGCCGACCGCAGACAAGAAATCCTTCCCGGAGGAATGGGGTGTCTGTGGGGCGATGGGTGGGCACCCACCTTGGCACAGCCCCACCGGCACCTGGGCTGCCCACAGGGAGCCCCCGAAGGGCTTGGGGGTGCCCGGCACAGCCCGCTGCGGTGCCTGGCCTTGGGGTGCCCCGGCCCTGCTGCCCCATGACTccgtccccttccccaggcatgTAAATCtcttatgttaaaaaaagagagaatatgataaaaatacaaatgtccctaaaagcattattattactgtagtagtagtagtatgACTTCTCTCCAGATTGTCCAAAATCGTCTAAGAGGGACTGCGGGGGCTGCCAAACCCTTCCTGGCCGCAGCCACGGTCCCCAGGTGGCTTGTCCCCGAGTGGTCCTGGGGCGGCGGCGATATCCCCCTTGGCAGGAGAAGGAGCAAGCAGCCCGGCACCCCAGGGACTTTTGGGGTTCTGGTTCAGGCTCCCCCCTACCCCCCGTGCAATGGAGAAACCCCATGGAGCACCTCGGGGGCTCAGcgggtgcccccctccccagcagggGACAGCCCGTGGCCTCGGTGGCACCTGGGGGGAGGCGCGGTGGCAGCCCACAGTGGGGTGTCAGTGTCCCTCAcgggggtgcaggaggggcgAAGGGTGGTGGGTGCCACGGGggcagcagagggagcaggaagACTGAGGACGAGGGAcccccagccaggcagggtgGCTCCGTGCCGGTGGGCACCCGGCTGCCTTCGGGCTTGCTCTGGGTGTCCCCGCGCCCGTGGGTGGCCGTGCCCTACCTGAGATGGCTGCGAAGGTGGCAGCAcccacctctcccctcctctgggAGGGCTTGGCTCATGCTCCTCGGTTCAGAGGGAGCTGCGAGGCCGGGGGTTGGTGATGCCCACCCATGCTGGCCAGCCTGGAGGGGCTCTGCTTACCCGGCACAGGGGCCAGCGGGGCACCCCGGGAGCCCCCACAAGGACACGGACACACCGGCCACCGCATCCTCGCCTTGCGCCAGTCCTGGCAGAGCAGCGGGACGCCAAGAGGCACCGGTGTCACCtgctggggacggggacgggcAGGGATGTGTCACATCACACCCAGTGCTCCCGAGGTCCTGCAGGACCCGCTCTGCTGTCCAGCCGTCCCGGCAAGAGGAAGGACCCACGTCCACCGCCGTGAGCCACCGCTGATCCTGCTggcgcagggcagcggggaGGACCCAGAGGATGCAACCCCACTGGGTGACCCCATCTGCCACCCCCCCCAGGAGATGCCCCAGCACCCCGTGGGGCTCCCACGTGGGTCTGTCCCCACTTTGGGGAGCCCCTGTACTGGTAGCCTCAGCTCTGGGGAGCGGGCAGAGGCCCGGCACATCCCGGGGGGAGCCGATagggagctgctggcaccacggggatgctgctggcaccgctcctgccaggctggctgGCCCAGGGAGTGCCACCAGCCCAGGATGGGGACAATGACGCTCTATCCCCTATCCCCCAGgggccccagggctgggcacaGGGCTCATGGGGgtcccaggccagccctggtgCCTGGGTCAGCCTGGCTGGAAGAGGATGCTCTGGGGCTCAGCATCCCACAGGGGGCCAACGCCTGGCTCAAAACCagtcccctccctgcccagccttgCGGGGACATGCCTGGGGTGGGGGTAATGGGGGAAAGAgctgggctggaggcaggatgGGGGGGTCCCCATGCTGGAGGGCGAGCCCCAAGACAGGGTTATCGACCCTCAGCTCCCACTGAGCCTGAAAATGGAGGTAAAGCATCAAACCCGGCTGAAGGCAGTGCACAAACAAGCCCGCTTTGGCTAACGAACTGTGTCATGGCTTCCGATCCCAGGAGCCCGCGCCTGGCCCGGGGAAGggggctcccctccccccctggATGCCCCCACCCCGTGCCAGCCCAGCGGGGCTGGGAGGCTtggggagggtggtggggaCGAGGCAGGGCATGGGGGGCTCCACGGCCCCACTTGGGCGACGCTGACGGCTCGGAGAGGTTTTATTGAGctgaaaggggaggggagggagggaccCCTCTTGCACCCACAGCCTGGCCCCCTGAAATAAGGGGTGAGGccggggaggggcaggggggctcCCAGGGACTGGGGCTGGAAGCACTCACAGAAGTCCTGCCcagtggtggggatggggacgggggggggTCATCACTTCTGGCACCCTTCTCggctgggggtcctgggtgTCTGCGTGACCTCCCACCCCCCAGCGCCGGGGAGAGGCGAAAGCAGGGGGGCGGGGGTCTCCATCCCCCTCCTACCGCAGGGTCCCCGTGAGCCGGGCCGCCGTCCCGCCGGTCCCTCGGCTCCTCACCGGGAGCCCCTCGGAGGGGTGACGGCGGCTGGGAAgggggacccccagccctgctgtcctggggttCTCAGGCCTTCAGCTGGTGCCACTGTGCCACCGCCTGCCGGGGACGGGCGATCATGtccttccagtgcttcaccTCCCCGGGGCCGCTCTTCCAGGACAGGTAGATCTGCGGGCACAGGCAGCCTTTGGACCCcgcagctctgctcccagcccctccagccccatccccagccGGGGTGCTGCCACCTTCACCCCCAACCTCCCTCCCCGCTCCCTGGGCACATGCCACCGGTCGCGGGCACCGGCCCCGGGCTCTGCGCAGGGCCGGGCTATTCTTATCCATCAGTTTTCCATATGGTGATGTGGAAAACCATGCGTGCCAGCCCTGCTCGCCGCTGACAGCTCAGGGAGCCCGTGCCGCTTCTTCGGCTAAGCGGATTGCCGCGCCAAAGCGGGGCTCGCTGCTAATTATGCAATCAAAAGTGATTAGCAAGCTGCTGGCCacggcggggcggccggggcgtGGAGGGCACGCTCCTCTCCTCCGGCTCCGCTGCCGGCAGCACGGCTTTGCTCTCACGCTGCAATGCTCCGGGCAGCTTTAAGGCAAAGCGGAGACATCATGGGCACTGTCTGTGTGTCCGTCTGTCTAGCCCGCTGGCTGGTGTCGGGGTCCGGGTGCAGCCGTGCCCGTGCCGCTGGAGATGTCCCCTCCGGGCTGTGCCCACGCTGGGGACGCCGGCACCTCTGCCCCTCTCCGGCAGTGCCGAGCCGCTGTGGCTGCCCCCTCCCGGGTTTATCCTACTCTACGTGTTTGCTTGATTACAGCGCTGCGCTTGGGGATCATCGACTCTCTGCGGTGAGCGGTAATAACAGAGATTACTGTGCTCGTTTGTCATCGTTACCCTAACGAGCGGAGAGCTGGATGGATTTAACGTAAATCAAATCGAGAGGGGATGAATTCCTCCCTTCCTGTCATCAGGGGGCGGTGCGTAATCCCAgcgtggggctggggccgggtCGGTGGTGGACGCGAACCCTGGGGACCCCCGGCCGAGCCCCACACCCCATCCCTGCTCTCCCGCAGCTGGCTCCGGCTCTACCTGGTGCCGCAGCACACGGGAGCCATCAGGGACTTCGATTTTTGCCTTGCTATAAATAGACTTTTGGCAGGTTGAAGCTCACCCCGGCACAGGCTGTGCCGCAGCACGCCGTGGCGGGAGGCACAGGGCATTGCCCCGCTGGATGGGGCCATCACATCATCTCCTGACCCATGCCAGGTGAGTTCTTGCCACCACACACCGTGGCCGGGTCCGAAGACGGCCGCAGAAGGCACGAGGGACCCCCACCATGCTCCACCTTCCTCTTCAGCTTGAGATGGCACCGGTTGCCATCAGCCACGGACCTGGGTGTCCCCCAGGTGCCAGCCCTCAGCAGGACACGTTGCCGGGGTCCCTCCACCACGCGCCGATGCCGCGGGACCCACCTTGCCAATGACGTCGTTGCggctcagcctgtccttgtccATGACGGTGATGACGATGGTCGTCTCTCGCAGCCGCTCTGTGGGGATGTCGAAGGCGAAGGACTCATTGAAGACGGGGTTCAGGCACCGCTTCATGACCACTGTCTTCTTCTTCTCCACCCGCTTGTCCTTGTACATCAGCCACACCTTCACGTAGGGGTCTGGGGAGGGACAGGAGCTGCTCTCAGCCCTGGCTGGGCACCGGGCAGCGATGCCCGGCGTGGCAGGAGCCGGAGCTCGTACCTGATGTGCCCCCGATGTCCATGGCTTTGAGGTTACGCGCTTTGATGATGTTCACCACGATGGAGTTGGCGGAGGGGTTGTAGCACAGcgacagcagcagctccccacgGCTCCCCTGTGGGACCCACATTGGCCCTTAAGTGGGTGCCCCGAAAACACCCGCCCCTTGCCGCGGCACCCTGCCCAAGCCCTGACGGGGCACCCCAAGCCCCTGTGTCCCACCACGGGAGTGAGGTGCTGGGCTGAGACCCCCCGAGACCTGTCCCAGGGGTGGGCTTTGGGGCTGCATGGAAAATCAGGGCAGGAGGAAACGGGGCCATCCCCCACGGGACGTTTTCTGGTCTTGAtggaagcaggagaaaaagaaaacttccgTTTTAGATCTACCTGAAACAGCTTTTTGACGCTAGCCTTAGGCTACTTAGTGCCTTAATATAAAGATAAAGATTTGGGAAGAGAAACCTCTGCATTAGATGTTGAACCTTctcacaaagcagaaaatgtccCTGTTGGGGTAGCAAGAGGGTGGCCCTGTTGGGACAGCACAGGGACGGGGGTAGCCTCCCCTCAAGGACTGTCCccagggcgagggagggggaCCAGGGCCTTACGCTGCCATCACTGCATGGCTTCAGGTCCTTCCAGAAGGTCTGCATCTGGGTGAGGTCCACCTTGTTGAGAGGGATGGACACCTCCCCGATGGGGTCGTTGCGGCTGAAACGGTCGTAGTCCAGGACCTGGAGGTACAGCACCCGCTGCACCACCTTCTCGTAGGGGAACCCTGTGCCAGAGACAGAGGAGATGAGGGGCTGCTGCGGCCGTGCCGAGCAGCACCCGgtgtgctggtgctggtgccaCCCTGCCTTGCCCGTGCTGATGGGGAGGTGTTGCCACCAGGCAGTGGATGGGGAGCAGAGGACGGCATGTGGCTTCAGGCCACCGCGGTGGCTGGTAGCAGATTAATTCCCCTCTGTGCACCCACCCAAGGGTGCCTGCTGCGGGGAGAAGGAGCTTCCTCCATGCCCCCTTCATGGGATGCTAAGCAAACCCCTCCAGCCTGGTGTTGATGGCTTGGCCAGCCCCTCTCATCACCAACGGCCACCACGTTGGCAGCTTGAGCTGAGCCGGTCCAGCCCAGGAGGGAGGACAGAGGGTCCCACAGCCCCTCCGCTCCCACCTGAGTCCACCCTAGCCCCTACCTTCGAAGAGGAAGGTCTCATTCCAGTGCGGGTTGAGGTTCTTCCGCTTCACCTTGGTCTCCAGCTTGTGCTTCTTGTCAGGGAGCAGGTAGATCTTGACAAAGGGGTCGCTGGTGCCGCTGAAGTCCTTGGCTGGCAGCTCCTGCGCCTTCATGATCTTGACGGTCAGGGTGGACTCCTGGAAGTTGTAGCCGACGCTGAACTGGATACGGCCCAGGTTCTCCCGGCTGAGGCCGTCGTGGCCCTCGTCGTCCTCGGAGCCTGGCGAGAGCTGCGGCGGGGGGAGAAGGACGGTGAGCGCAGTGCTGGGGGGCCATCGGGGGACCACCGGCGGGGTCTACACACCCCCGTCCCCGCCGTTTCGGCGCCCCGGCTCGGTTCACGCCAGCACCCGACCCCCAGCCCTGCGGGCTGTCAGGGGGCATCAGCCTCTTTCCGGCTCCCTGCCACCGCCATCGCCTCAGATGGCTCCGGGGAAGGGGGAGTGCCAATGAGCCAAATCCCTCCTGACAGCCCGTCCCTCACAGCTCCGGCACCGCTCCCCTGCGCCGGCCCGGGGGGGACACGGCTGCGTCAGCTCAGCTGAGCCAGGGCTGCACCGGCTGTGGCGCCCGGCTGTGATGGAGACTTGGCAGAGCAGGCTGGGACGTGCCAGGGTGCCTGCGGCACGGGGCGGGCGTGGGGAAGAGCTGGGTGAGGGAGGCTGCAAGGAGACATCTGGGAGATGCCCAGGGTGGGAGGTTGTTTCTGGGGAGCCCATCCCCAGCACAACCCATCCACCCACCATGAGCATCTCACTGGTCAGGGAGTTGACCAGGTCGGAGACGGAGGAGCGCGGCTCTGTCTTGCGGTCGGACTCATCGTGCGGTGGCTGCCCGGGCACCGGTGCCGTGTTCACCGCCTTGCCACCGGCTGGCAACCTGGGGAAAGAGAAGCAGCGCTTTAGAGGAGAGGGGCTGCGGTCGAGACGGCGATGGGCTCCCCCGGACCCCCTCTCCCAGCCGATGCTGCGCCTGGGCTGTGCCAGCCCTCAGTGGAGGCTTCCAGatgtgggcagagctgggctgcagggacGCCTGGGGCTGTGTGCCGCCCGCTGCAGCCCGCCAGCCTCCGCGCACAGAGGGGCCCCGGCCGGTGCAGGCAGCTGGTTCTGCCTGTGTTGCCgccgggcagggctgggtgccagCCGGTGCCCTGGGACCCGCACCATGCCGCCTGGGAGCACAGCAGCAGGTCCCACGCTGCTCACGTCCCCCAGTCACGTCCTACGCCCGGCGGTCACAGAGCCCACGGTGATGCCAGGGCTACCAGGTCCCCACCAGCACCCGCGGCTCTGGCTGTGCCTCACCCACACGCAGCCCTTCTGCACCCCGGCGCGGGGCTGGGTGCGTAGTCGACCCACGGGTGCTTCGTACTGCGGCGTGGACTCGGTGCTCAGCGCTAACCGcccccctttccttctgccATCGAGCCCTCCCCAGTGCCCTGCACCCAGGACCGCTGCCCCGGCTGTCCCTGCACATCCCAGCTCTGACAGCCGGGtctcggggcggggggccgtGCCGGCGGCTCCCGGCTGGCTGCGGGACGGTGCGCGTGGTGCCGGGGAGGGATCGGCCCGGCGGGACGGTGGGCAGCCCGGGAGCTGCGGCGGGCACAGGGGCAGAGCAGCGATGGGGGTGGGCGGGCACGCGCCGGGGCCACGCTGCCACGATGCACAGGGACAACGGGGGACACAGGCACACGGCAGCAGGGACGAGGCAGCCCTGGGTGGCTCCCACGGTGCAGACAGATCCAAGAGGGAGGGGATGTGCACACAGACAGGCACCCCACGATGCACCCCACGCTCCCACCCACCGCAGCTCCTGCCCGAGCCGAGACACGGTGATAAACCAACAGACGGACCAACAGGACACACACCCCCGGGGCGGGCAGCATGCCgccggcacagccccagtgcCACGGTGGGCTCAGCGGGCAAAAGCCACAACGCATGCCACGAGACACCCACCGACACGCCAAGCACACGCAGACACACGTTGATGGAGACGCAGGGCGGGGACCGTGGGGGCGATGGGGACGGAGGCACACGCAGCGGCACGGGGCGGGCAGCCCTCTcgcacacccacacacacacggCTCTCCCGCCCCAGCGGGATGGCACCCCGGGAGGACCGGAGACCCCGAGGTAGCTGGGGAGGCAAAGTCAGGTTAAAAACAGAGCGAAAATGAAGGCGGAagagccggcggcggggcctgcTGGGCGAGGAGGTGCCGGTGGAGCCATGGGTGCCGGGGCAGAGGCGCGTGCCGGCGGAGGTCACGGACAGCGAGAGAGAAAGAGCGGGAAAGAGCAAGAGAGAGGAGGAGCAGCGTCGTCCACCACTGGCCtgccaggagggaagggggagagaggagtggGGCGGATGGACGGACGGAGGATGGTTAGTCGCTGGGACAGGAGACACGCCGGGGCGCCGGGCTGGAGCTGCCGGGGACGggctggaaggaagaagctgaGAAACGGGGATGGAGGAGACGTTTCAAGGCAGAAGAGCGGGCGGTCGGCAGCATCGGGTGGGCAGGCGAGAGCAGAGGGTGCCGGAGCCCATCCCCTCCGCCGGCCCGACCCCCCGCAACCCGCGGGGCCCAAGGGGATGAGGAGCAAGGGGGAGATGGAGGCGGGGAGGCCATGCGTGCACCAGGATGGGTCTTTCGGACCAGCGAGCTGGGGGGAAGCAGGGAGCAGGGTCTTGCTGCGGCACAGCCACCCACCCCCTGTGCCCGGCACCCAGCGTCCCCCGTCCCCTCGCCCGGCACGGGGCAGCCGGCATGGTGTGGCGTGGCGGCCGGTGCTCCCCGCAGGCACCGGCTGCTCAGCGCGAcgccggggaggggggtgctAAAAGATGGAGCGAAACCAAGCCGAGCGGGGTAAAAATAGCCGGTGGGCGAGAACGGTGCCAGTTCATTAACACGCCGAGCACGCGGGGAGGCAGCACCCGCAGGCTTCACACCTCCTCCCCGCTCTGGAGGGGATTAACACCCGCTCCCAGCGGCGCAGggcccctctgctcctgccagaCCTTGCCGGCGGTCGTGGCTGGGCTCCGGTGCCAGTGACAGATGCGGTGCTGAGCCTTCGGCACCCTgggaaggcagggagcagccggagGCGAGGGTCTGTGCCACGCTGCCGCGCAGCTTGCTTGGCGGAGAAAGCGGGGTAAATGCTTTGCCCCCCCGTCAACCTTGGGGCTGGAGCAAGGGCTGAGCACA
Proteins encoded in this window:
- the SYT7 gene encoding synaptotagmin-7 isoform X2, whose protein sequence is MYLHPEAAGAGAPSRDVLLVSAIITVSLSVTIVLCGICQWCQRKLGKRYKTSLETVGTPDSSRGRSEKKTINDLDRDFWNNNDNTVQQKWSSYPPKEFILNISPYAPYGDPRLSLNGSLLSGAKLTASAAAGLAGDRDGRPGEKQRLGEDGMRSSVSAHSEPGAGKAARGRWHTVQSHLAAGKLSLSKLPAGGKAVNTAPVPGQPPHDESDRKTEPRSSVSDLVNSLTSEMLMLSPGSEDDEGHDGLSRENLGRIQFSVGYNFQESTLTVKIMKAQELPAKDFSGTSDPFVKIYLLPDKKHKLETKVKRKNLNPHWNETFLFEGFPYEKVVQRVLYLQVLDYDRFSRNDPIGEVSIPLNKVDLTQMQTFWKDLKPCSDGSGSRGELLLSLCYNPSANSIVVNIIKARNLKAMDIGGTSDPYVKVWLMYKDKRVEKKKTVVMKRCLNPVFNESFAFDIPTERLRETTIVITVMDKDRLSRNDVIGKIYLSWKSGPGEVKHWKDMIARPRQAVAQWHQLKA
- the SYT7 gene encoding synaptotagmin-7 isoform X3: MYLHPEAAGAGAPSRDVLLVSAIITVSLSVTIVLCGICQWCQRKLGKRYKTSLETVGTPDSSRGRSEKKTIKLPAGGKAVNTAPVPGQPPHDESDRKTEPRSSVSDLVNSLTSEMLMLSPGSEDDEGHDGLSRENLGRIQFSVGYNFQESTLTVKIMKAQELPAKDFSGTSDPFVKIYLLPDKKHKLETKVKRKNLNPHWNETFLFEGFPYEKVVQRVLYLQVLDYDRFSRNDPIGEVSIPLNKVDLTQMQTFWKDLKPCSDGSGSRGELLLSLCYNPSANSIVVNIIKARNLKAMDIGGTSDPYVKVWLMYKDKRVEKKKTVVMKRCLNPVFNESFAFDIPTERLRETTIVITVMDKDRLSRNDVIGKIYLSWKSGPGEVKHWKDMIARPRQAVAQWHQLKA